The DNA segment GAGAGTGAATTCGAGAACCAGGGCTTCAGTCTGTCCCGCCGGGCAGGTCATACTGCTGACTGGAAGTTACTGGCTGACCATACCACCCATTCTGAACTGGAAGGACAGGGTAGCAGTACATCCCGGACTGACTATGCTTTTGTGGATGGTTCCGCTAAACCTGATGTCAAATATGATTATCGCTTGACCGATATTCCCTATTCGGCTGTTGCCAAGACCACTACTATTGTGTTGGAAGATGTTCGATTAATGATCGATGGTTTTAAACTGTTTGCAAATTATCCAAATCCCTTTAATCCCTCGACCCATATTGCTTATCAAATCGCCAGACAGACCGATGTCCAGATCAGGATCACCGATATCCAGGGCCGGGAAATCCGTTCATGGGAGGTCAGATCTATGCAACCGGGAACCCACGAAACCCTTTGGGAAGGATTGAATTCAGCGGGTCAGCCAGTGGGTGCAGGTATCTATTTTGCCACGGTTCAGGCCGGTTCTGAAACCCACAGCCAGAAGATGCTGTTGATCAAATAAAAATCTGTTTTTGGGGCCTCGGCAAAAAGGACATTGAGTTCATCGAAATGCCGATCCTGATGTAACATGATTTTTTCGGATGGGGGGCTATTCCAGCGGTTTGAGTCTCGCGGTGAAGTGCCGTAAAACCGGTGCCTGGTATTCAATCTCATAGCCCTTGATGCTTTCCCGATCCTGATACAACTCAATAATATTTTCAGCCACATATTGCATCTGACTATTGGTGTAAACTCGGCGGGGAATGGCCAGACGCACCAGCTCCAGATCCGGATAGCGGATTTCCCCGGTCTTGGGATCTTCTTGAGCAAACATAAGACTGCCGATCTCAACTGCTCGAATTCCAGCATGGGTATACATGGAAACAGTCAGGGCTACACCGGGAAACTCAGATTGAGGGACATGGGGTAGAAAATTCTTGGCATCCAAATAGACCGCATGGCCACCGGTGGGTCTTAGGATAGGAACCCCGGCTTCGATCAGGCGATCACCCAGTTCTTCAACCTGGGAGATACGATAGGCCAGATAATCCTCCTGCAGGACCTCCTCCAGTCCCCGGGCAATGGCTTCCAGGTCACGACCGGCTAACCCGCCATAGGTTGGGAAGCCTTCGATCAGGATCAGGCGATTGGTGATCTGCTGCGCCAGTTCATCGTCGTTAGTGGCAAAAAAACCACCCATATTTACCAAAGCGTCTTTTTTGGCACTCATGGTGC comes from the Candidatus Neomarinimicrobiota bacterium genome and includes:
- a CDS encoding FlgD immunoglobulin-like domain containing protein, with the protein product ESEFENQGFSLSRRAGHTADWKLLADHTTHSELEGQGSSTSRTDYAFVDGSAKPDVKYDYRLTDIPYSAVAKTTTIVLEDVRLMIDGFKLFANYPNPFNPSTHIAYQIARQTDVQIRITDIQGREIRSWEVRSMQPGTHETLWEGLNSAGQPVGAGIYFATVQAGSETHSQKMLLIK